A section of the Maylandia zebra isolate NMK-2024a linkage group LG8, Mzebra_GT3a, whole genome shotgun sequence genome encodes:
- the cox11 gene encoding cytochrome c oxidase assembly protein COX11, mitochondrial has product MLLPLLLRPPLCLPQASVVLTRCVLTLRCGAPRGLRSQAKNFLWRWRPQRLHSRGRSRKTQSQEEEWRNRNKTALTYIAAAGVGMIGLAYAAVPLYRLYCQASGLGGTAVAGHDMEQVATMTPVKERVIKVTFNADTHASMQWNFRPQQTEIFVVPGETALAFYRAKNPTDKPIIGISTYNVVPFDAGQYFNKIQCFCFEEQRLNPHEEVDMPVFFYIDPEFDNDPRMARVDTITLSYTFFEAKEGQMLPLPGYSYS; this is encoded by the exons ATGttgctgcctctgctgctgcGGCCGCCCCTCTGCCTTCCTCAGGCCTCGGTGGTATTAACGCGATGCGTCCTGACGCTTCGCTGTGGCGCTCCAAGGGGGCTGCGCTCTCAGGCTAAGAACTTCCTGTGGCGGTGGCGTCCGCAGCGCCTCCACAGTCGGGGGCGGAGCAGGAAGACCCAGAGTCAGGAGGAGGAGTGGAGGAACAGGAACAAGACTGCGCTGACTTACATCGCCGCAGCCGGCGTGGGAATGATCGGCCTGGCATACGCCGCAGTGCCGCTGTATCGACTCTACTGCCag GCATCAGGGCTCGGCGGCACGGCGGTGGCCGGACACGACATGGAGCAGGTGGCGACAATGACGCCGGTGAAGGAGCGCGTCATCAAGGTGACGTTCAACGCCGACACTCACGCCAGCATGCAGTGGAACTTCAGGCCGCAGCAGACGGAGATCTTC GTGGTTCCCGGGGAGACGGCGCTGGCGTTCTACAGAGCCAAGAACCCCACAGACAAACCGATCATCGGCATCTCCACCTACAACGTGGTGCCCTTTGACGCCGGACAGTACTTCAACAAGATCCAG tgtttcTGCTTCGAGGAGCAGCGCCTGAACCCTCACGAGGAGGTGGACATGCCCGTCTTCTTCTACATCGACCCCGAGTTCGACAACGACCCGCGGATGGCCCGAGTGGACACCATCACGCTGTCCTACACCTTCTTCGAGGCCAAAGAGGGTCAGATGCTTCCTCTGCCCGGATACAGCTACAGCTGA